ctggaagaggaagaagagaaactAGAAGGGGAGGGATATTACGAGTCCGACGAGAGCGTCGAAGACGCAGAGGATGCGGACATCCGCATGAAGGCGGACCTGATCCGCGAGAAGCGCGCATTGATGCGCAACGAAGCCAAGATGCGCAAGTCCCTCAAGAACCGCGCCCAGATCCCCCGTaccgccaaggccaagaagcTCTCCCAGATGGAGCAGGCCCTGGACTCTGCAGGCTACGACATCgacgctgctgctgcccgCGCCCGCTCGCAGAGCCAGACCCGCGGCCGCCCGCTTACCCGCGAGGCGGACGACAACAACGACGGCGACGCTATGGATGTCGACGCGGACCCGCGTCAGGCGATcgccaaggccaaggctCGCGCTCGCAGCCAGGCTGCCACGAACCGTCTGGAGGATGGTGTTCAAGACGAGGCGCAGCGCACCAAGGCCGACCGTCTCAAGAAGCTGGgacagaagaagatgaaccgGATGGCGAGAGCGGGAGAAGCAGACAGACACACGACGGCATCGCTGCCGAAGCATTTGGTATGTTTACCCTTTAAACTAATTCTCTTTCGTGTATTGTATACTAACTACGTTAAAGTTCACCGGAAAGCGCACAATCGGCAAGACACAACGTCGTTAAGGACTTGGGTAGGGATGTTGACGAAGCGACGAAGTCCGATTTTAATATTTTTCTTATTGACATTGGAATTCCGGGTATTCAAAAACTGGCGTTTGGGTTGACCGTTTTCGTTCTTCGTGCTTTGTTCGTTTAACAGTATCTTGACAATACCTCATGGATGAATATTGACACAACTGTTGTTCGGGATCCGACCTCTATGACATGTTGATGAGACTTGCGTGTTGTATATAGAAAGGAAGTTGCTGGGTTCTGTGTTCATGAAAACTTGCAAGATTTCACCTTATTATTTCGTATGCTGCATTTACATAGCATCATCCAAGTCTGTTATACAATCAATGATTTAAATCAAACCAAACAAATAAGACTATAATGGCACAAACCcctccatcctcctcctATCCTCCTGCCCCTCCCTCTTCAAGCGATCAgacctcttcctctcatAAACAGCCCGAATAACTCTCTTCATCTGTTCCTCGCCCTGCGCGAAATTCGCCTTCGCAAGCCCAACCACCGAATCAACCTGCTCCGGCGTATACACGAAATTCCACGTTGAGAGGAAATCGTCGATATCGGGATCAATAGATCCTGGATGCGGGGCCATCGGCCGTGCAGGATCAGAAATCTCTTTGGCGACGGTTGAGTCCTGCGACGTGCGTGTTGGAGCCGGAGACCGCGACATCGCTGAGCCCTGCGGTAGCTCGGGTGCCGATGtgttggggaggagggggaagTAGACGACTGCGATACCAGCATCGGGACGCATGAGGTGGAAATCCGACTCGGCGTGGTCTGCATGTTGTGGGTGAAAGAGGCGTTTTGAGGGCGGGGGCTCATCTCCCGAGACGCGTTCCTGCATCGTTCCCACCCAGACGTTGCAGTAGGATAGGTCCGTGTCTGAGGCAGCGGGGCGGTCTCCTGCCGGGTTTGTTTCGTTGTTGGACTCGGTTGTGCGGGGGATCTTGAGGTTGCGGCCGTGCATGTGCTTGTCTTCGTGCTGGGCGCGGGTCATTTTGGAATCTAGGGATTCTTCGCTAATGTTCTGGGGTTCGCGGAGGATTTCGGAGGTTTGTTCGGGGTTGTCTTCTTGTTTGGGCCAGCCGGCTCCTACGGGCCAGCCTTTGATACCTCGTTGGCGTGCGTAGCCGTCTACCACGGAGAGCCAGTTCTCTCGCTTGATGTCGGCGGATGCGTCGAAGGTGACGATAACGTCGACGTCTCTGCCTGGCCGGAGGAGGGGGTAGATCGGGAGGTTATTGCTCATTCCGGCATCCATAAGACGGAGGTGTTGGCTCTTGAAGATTGACTCTGGGCAGGAATCTGGTAGTACATCCTTCATGCCCAGCACGTAGTTTGGTATAGTAGCCGGGTCGATGGGGTGGACGCGAACCAGATCTTTTGTCTTGCCTTGAATGAGAGAGTCGATGCCGCCAAACCCAGCTATGCCTTTGATCACGGGCCGAATCTCCTTGTAGTAGTGCGAGAGAGTTGCGCAGAAAGCGCTTCCCCATATGCCCATTAACCCAGGAATACGCGTTTCTGGGGTTGGGGGTTCTCCACGAGAAAATACATTCTTGCCCTTATTGAAATGTCTTCCCAGAGCCCAAGTTGGTATACCTGCGCCGAGCTCCTCACAGAAGAATTCATAAGGCGTGAATTCGAACCATTGGAACCACGCCTCACTCCTTGACTCTCTGATGAGTTTCTCTGGCTTGCGGTGTCTTTGCATGTTTTCATCGTTTTGCAGCTCCTCAATTATCGGGATTTCATGACGCACAGCCGTGTAGATCGGAAGTGGATGAGCTCCGTTGTCGACGTTGGGCCGCTGATTTGATAATTTGAGGTCGCGATCAGATACGCCGAGTTCGCCACGCGGCACGAGCAGTCTTGCTGATAGCAAGATTCCATAAATATCCACCAGGCCAAAGTCTGCACCAGGGTCGCCTTTCAGCTTCTCAATCATCCCACTCAACAAATGCTTGTTCGTAGGAGCTGTTGTGAGCAGGCTGAGGGCTTTGGGTGGAAATGCGAGATGCACCCCCAGTCTGTTCTTCAGATGATTAACCAAGCGGTTGAAATTGCACTGTGCGATAGACGAGTGGTATAGGGTCTGTAGCCAACAGCTTCCGCTAACTCCAGCCGTATAAGTGACGCAGTCCCAGAGACCAGCCTCTTGC
This region of Aspergillus chevalieri M1 DNA, chromosome 4, nearly complete sequence genomic DNA includes:
- a CDS encoding putative phospholipase A2 (PlaA) (COG:I;~EggNog:ENOG410PJSF;~InterPro:IPR016035,IPR002642;~PFAM:PF01735;~SECRETED:SignalP(1-28);~antiSMASH:Cluster_4.4;~go_function: GO:0004620 - phospholipase activity [Evidence IEA];~go_process: GO:0009395 - phospholipid catabolic process [Evidence IEA]), whose product is MGTAMLRSRWTALPATLVVGTGTLYATGDQNQLNRQSLSTDQKHRFSTATPQGALYPFNRHNAGDSGGNNADKNSEGAHHDDSMWARVLHKFGDVKQAVGSNEWMDIDIKQYIIPDWTKYLPDTVQKLQRELSMSPGSLADEIWRESKDADIHPEILREARVRVGDTLCPEELEFRKKRQQHAVKALAAYLDIPESDIHPEDVPIIAMCGSGGGLRALVAGTGSYLAAQEAGLWDCVTYTAGVSGSCWLQTLYHSSIAQCNFNRLVNHLKNRLGVHLAFPPKALSLLTTAPTNKHLLSGMIEKLKGDPGADFGLVDIYGILLSARLLVPRGELGVSDRDLKLSNQRPNVDNGAHPLPIYTAVRHEIPIIEELQNDENMQRHRKPEKLIRESRSEAWFQWFEFTPYEFFCEELGAGIPTWALGRHFNKGKNVFSRGEPPTPETRIPGLMGIWGSAFCATLSHYYKEIRPVIKGIAGFGGIDSLIQGKTKDLVRVHPIDPATIPNYVLGMKDVLPDSCPESIFKSQHLRLMDAGMSNNLPIYPLLRPGRDVDVIVTFDASADIKRENWLSVVDGYARQRGIKGWPVGAGWPKQEDNPEQTSEILREPQNISEESLDSKMTRAQHEDKHMHGRNLKIPRTTESNNETNPAGDRPAASDTDLSYCNVWVGTMQERVSGDEPPPSKRLFHPQHADHAESDFHLMRPDAGIAVVYFPLLPNTSAPELPQGSAMSRSPAPTRTSQDSTVAKEISDPARPMAPHPGSIDPDIDDFLSTWNFVYTPEQVDSVVGLAKANFAQGEEQMKRVIRAVYERKRSDRLKREGQEDRRRMEGFVPL